A region of Candidatus Defluviilinea gracilis DNA encodes the following proteins:
- a CDS encoding DUF1905 domain-containing protein has product MTFEFSGAIFHWRGPAPYLFVAVPEKQSRDIQAISREVTYGWGVIPVHARIGKTEFKTSLFPKDGLYLVPIKMVVQKAEEIGEGDNVKIRLEIRL; this is encoded by the coding sequence ATGACCTTCGAGTTCAGCGGCGCGATCTTCCATTGGCGCGGACCTGCTCCGTATCTTTTCGTCGCTGTGCCAGAAAAGCAAAGCCGCGATATCCAAGCCATCTCAAGAGAGGTCACGTATGGCTGGGGAGTGATTCCCGTCCACGCGCGGATCGGCAAGACCGAGTTTAAGACCTCCCTGTTCCCGAAAGACGGTCTCTATCTTGTGCCGATCAAGATGGTGGTCCAAAAAGCGGAAGAGATCGGCGAGGGGGATAATGTGAAGATACGGCTTGAAATCCGTTTGTAA
- a CDS encoding RNA-binding protein: protein MHMNSRQPKDGDFCEVIRGTHAGKSGTVRDSKMSKTGHVTITIVQKNGERFKTLARNILVKPRGRA, encoded by the coding sequence ATACACATGAACAGTAGACAACCAAAAGACGGCGACTTTTGCGAAGTGATTCGCGGAACACACGCGGGTAAATCTGGAACCGTCAGAGACAGCAAGATGAGCAAGACGGGTCATGTCACTATCACCATTGTGCAAAAGAATGGCGAGCGGTTCAAGACGCTTGCGCGAAATATTCTCGTCAAGCCGCGCGGTAGAGCCTGA
- a CDS encoding antibiotic biosynthesis monooxygenase produces the protein MIAVIFEVLPHPDQKQVYLDFAADLRSHLEHIDGFISIERFESLTEPGKILSLSFWRDEEAVKQWRNLDAHRRAQSAGRQYVFAEYRLRVAQVIRDYGLNDRMDAPDDSRQVHGG, from the coding sequence TTGATCGCCGTGATTTTTGAAGTGTTGCCGCATCCAGATCAAAAGCAAGTTTACCTAGACTTCGCCGCCGATTTGAGATCCCACTTGGAGCATATTGACGGCTTCATATCAATTGAACGATTCGAAAGCCTGACTGAGCCGGGTAAAATTTTGTCTTTGTCCTTCTGGCGGGATGAAGAGGCTGTGAAGCAGTGGCGAAACCTCGACGCGCACCGACGCGCCCAATCTGCGGGTAGACAGTACGTTTTTGCAGAGTATCGCCTGCGCGTGGCGCAAGTCATCCGAGACTATGGATTAAACGACCGCATGGATGCGCCTGACGATTCGCGACAGGTTCACGGTGGCTGA
- a CDS encoding NIPSNAP family protein codes for MTITCFIRYEIDPFQRDAFKEYAENWGRIIPRCGGHLVGYFLPHEGTNNIAWGLIAFDSLASYEAYRARLKSDQEGRKNFEMAQAKRFILHEERTFVEVVDGTFGIPASLMGGSS; via the coding sequence ATGACGATCACTTGTTTCATCCGCTACGAGATCGATCCTTTTCAGCGGGATGCTTTCAAGGAATACGCGGAGAATTGGGGACGCATCATTCCCCGCTGTGGAGGACATCTTGTTGGCTACTTCCTACCTCACGAGGGAACAAATAACATCGCATGGGGATTGATCGCCTTTGATAGTCTGGCATCGTATGAAGCCTATCGCGCGCGCCTCAAGTCAGACCAGGAAGGTCGTAAAAACTTTGAAATGGCGCAGGCGAAGCGGTTTATCCTTCACGAAGAACGGACTTTCGTGGAAGTCGTTGATGGCACGTTTGGTATTCCTGCAAGCCTGATGGGAGGTTCCTCTTGA
- a CDS encoding DUF2200 domain-containing protein: protein MNNKSNDRVFRYIFANVYPLYIQKAERKNRTKKEVDQVICWLTGYTQAGLQQQIKKGNDLKTFFAEAPAMNPNRSLITGVVCGVRIEEIEDPLMQKIRYLDKLVDELAKGKAMEKILRSSPA, encoded by the coding sequence ATGAACAATAAATCTAACGATCGGGTTTTTCGATATATATTTGCGAATGTATATCCGCTATACATTCAAAAAGCGGAGCGAAAGAATCGCACGAAGAAAGAAGTTGACCAGGTCATCTGTTGGTTGACTGGCTACACTCAGGCGGGTCTGCAACAGCAGATCAAAAAGGGAAATGACCTAAAAACATTCTTCGCTGAAGCGCCAGCCATGAACCCAAATCGGTCGCTCATCACGGGCGTCGTGTGCGGCGTGCGCATCGAAGAGATCGAAGACCCGCTGATGCAAAAAATCCGTTATTTGGATAAACTGGTGGATGAACTCGCCAAAGGGAAGGCGATGGAGAAGATTCTGCGGTCATCCCCCGCTTGA